The nucleotide window AGATCGTTTCGTTCCGGCGCCGCCGAGCGGGGCATGGGCTCGGCAGTTTCAAATCGTCGCGTCGGGTCGCGGTCGCCAAACTAGGATTGGAGGGTGGCCGGTTCACGGGGCGACGTTCTCATCGTCGAGGACACGCCCGAATCCGCTGAGCTCTTCGCGATCCTGGTCGAGAGGGAAGGCTTTCAGCCGGTGGTGTGCGGCACGGCCGCGGAGGCGCTGGCGGCGTTCGGCCGGGCCAGGCCGGTCGCCGTGATTCTGGACTGGACCCTGCCCGACGCGCCGGGGACCGAGGTCTGCCGCCAGATGCGCTCCCTGGACCAGGTGGTGCCCATCATCTTCGCCAGCGGCCGCGACGACGAGGCCAGCGTCGCCCGGGGCCTCGACGCGGGCGCGGATGACTACGTCGGCAAGCCCATCCGCGGCGGGGAGTTCATCGCCCGCCTGGAGGCGCACGTCAAGCGCACCGCAGCTTTGCGGGCGCCTCCCTAGAGCCAAGCTCGAGGACGACTTGGCGAGTCCCACATTGAGCTCGGCCGTACCCGGCCATGGGTACCGGCTGGAGCGGCACCCGCATACGGGCTGAGAGCGCGGCGCGTGGCGCCCCCCAACGCATTCTTATCGACCGATAACGGCGTTGTTAATCCAAGCGCCTCAAGAGCGTTAATTCACACTTCAGGCGGGGCATAATTGGGGGACCCGCGATGTCTACGATCTCGGTCGACTTCGCCGTGAACACTCGGCTGGCCCCGAATTCACCAGACATCCTGCTGGTGGACGACGAAGAGGCCAACCGTGTCGCCTACGACCGCACGCTCAGCGCGAGCGGCTACACCTGCGCGGAAGCGGCGAACGCCTCGGAGGCCCGGGCCATGCTCCAGCGGTCCGCCTACCTGCTGGTGATTCTGGACATCAACATGCCGGGCGAATCCGGCCTGGACCTGCTGACACACATCCGGACCGACTGGCCGGACGTGGCGGTGGTGATGGTGACGGGGGTCGACGACCCGGCCCAGGCGATGAAGGCGATCGAGATGGGCGCCTACGGCTACATGGTCAAGCCGGTGCGATCCAGCGAGCTGATGATCAATGTCGCCAACGCGCTTTTTCGGCGCAGCGTCGACGCCGAGAAGATGGCCGCGATGCAGCGGCTGGAAGCCACCGTCCGGGCGCGCACCAAAGACCTGGTCGGCGCCCTGGACGATCTGAAGCAGTCGCAAAGCGAAACGATCCTCAGGCTGGCCAAGTTGGTGGAGTTTCGCGACGAGGAGACCGGGCGTCATGTCGAGCGGATGAGCCATTACTCACGCCTCCTGGCCCGGAAACTCGGTCTGCCGGAGAGCCGCTGCGCCGTGATTCAGCTCGCCAGCCAGCTGCACGACGTCGGCAAGGTGAGCGTCCCGGACGGGATCCTGTTCAAGCCTGGAAAGCTCGCTCCCGCTGAGTTCGAGGTCATGAAGGGCCATGCCGAGGCGGGCTACCGCATGCTCGCCAACTCCGAGTCGGAGGTGATCCAGGTCGGCGCCACGATCGCTCGCACCCACCACGAGCGCTGGGACGGGAGCGGCTACCCGAGGAACCTGTCGGAGGGCGACATACCGCTCGAAGGTCGCATCGCCGCCGTCGCCGACGTTTTCGACGCTCTGACGAGCCGGCGGGGCTACAGGTCGGCGTTTCCTCCGGGCGTGGCGGTCCGCATGATCGGCGACGAGCGCGGCCGCCAGTTCGATCCACACATCGTCAACGTCTTTTTGCGAGCCATGGAAGAGGTGGAGGTCCTGAGGCAGAGATACGAGGACTGAGCAGGCCGCGCCGCGGGACGGTCCGGTCGGCGTGAGCCCGATGACGGCGAGCCGCCGGAGGGACGCGGGACATGGTTCGTAGCCAGGCCCTGGAGACTCGGTGGCCGCCCCCAAGCTGGAGGGCTTTCGGCGTCGCGGCTCCCCTCGCCGCCGTGGCCGCGGTCGCGTTCGTGCTCTGGCTCGTCTTTCGGATTGGCGGCGACACCACCACGATCGCGGTCGACGACATCGGAGAGGCGGTCGCCGCGCTCGTCGCTGCGCTCGCCTGCGGACTCGCCGCCAGGCGGTCCGCCGGACGGCTCCGCCTGGCGTGGACCCTACTCGCGGCGTCAGCGGCCAGCTGGGGCGCGGGCGAGGTCGTCTGGTCTGTGAACGAAGTCGGTCTGGGCGTCGCTCTGCCCTATCCCTCGGTCGCCGATGCCGGCTTCCTGGCCGCCGTGCCGATCGCCGTCGCCGGCGTGCTGGCGTTCTCCACCGCGCCCAGAGGGACGTCGACCAGCTGGAGGGTCTGGCTGGACGGGACCATCATCGCCGTGTCGTTGCTCTTCGTCGGCTGGGCGCTCGGCCTCAACCAGGTCTATGCCGACACGGAGGATCCATTCGTCGAGCGCGTCATCGACCTCGCGTATCCGGTTGGGGACATCCTCATCGGGACGGTTCTGATTCTGGCCATCCGCCGGGCCAGCAATCAGCAGCAGGGCCGCATGCTGCTGCTGCTGGGGGGCCTGGCGGCCAACTCTCTGGCCGACAGCGCGTTCGCGTACCTGACCGCCACCGGGAACTATGGCGCGATCGGAAGCGTCCTCGACGCGGGTTGGGTGATCGGCTACCTGATGATCGCCCTGGCCGCGCTGTGGCCTTCCGGCAGGGTTGACGTCACCGAGAGGGCCCCCATCGACCTCTGGCAGCTCGCGCTGCCCTGGATGGCGGTCCTCGCCGCGGGCCTCTCCGCGATGATCATGGCCCTGAGCGGCCGTCCCTTCGATGCATTTCTCAGCGTGCTCGCCGGCATCCTGGCGGTCGTGCTGATGATCAGCCAGGTCCTGGCGCACAAGGATTCGCTCTCGATGCTCATCAAGAGCCGGCTGTCCGAGTCAACGCTCGCCGAGGTCATCAGCCACGCCCCTGTCGGCGTGGTTCGGGTCGGCCCCGATATGCGGATCATCGGCGCCAACCCGCGCTTTGGGGCCTTTCTGGGTAACGCCGGCGCCGCCCAGGCAGGCGTGTCCCTGGCGGATCACTTCTCTGGCGACGAGGCCGCCGCCGTGAAGGCGAAGTTCCAATCGCTGTCCAGTGGCGCCGAGGAGGCCGTGGAGGGGGACAGCGAAGCCGTGAGGCAAGATGGGACCAGGGTCTGGCTGCACTGGAGCGCGACCGCGGTCCGCAAGGCCGGTGGCGGGACCGACTACTTCATCGCGATGTTCGACGACACCACGGCCAGGCACAGGGCGGAGGCTGCGGCCGCTGCCAACCTCACCACTCTCGAGCGGCTCAACCAGGTCAAGACCGAATTCCTGGAAACCACCAGGCACGAGTTCCGCTCCGCCCTGGTCGGCATCCAGGGATTCAGCGAGTTGATCCGCGACGTCGAGCATCTGAACGTCGATGAGGTCAAGGAATTCGCCGCCGACATCTATACGGGGGCGCGCGATCTCGACCAGATGATCAACGAGATGCTCGAGCTGGATCGCGCTGAAACGAGCGGCGCGATCCTTCACATCGGACCGATGGACCTCAACGCTGCCGTAGG belongs to bacterium and includes:
- a CDS encoding response regulator transcription factor, coding for MAGSRGDVLIVEDTPESAELFAILVEREGFQPVVCGTAAEALAAFGRARPVAVILDWTLPDAPGTEVCRQMRSLDQVVPIIFASGRDDEASVARGLDAGADDYVGKPIRGGEFIARLEAHVKRTAALRAPP
- a CDS encoding response regulator, translated to MSTISVDFAVNTRLAPNSPDILLVDDEEANRVAYDRTLSASGYTCAEAANASEARAMLQRSAYLLVILDINMPGESGLDLLTHIRTDWPDVAVVMVTGVDDPAQAMKAIEMGAYGYMVKPVRSSELMINVANALFRRSVDAEKMAAMQRLEATVRARTKDLVGALDDLKQSQSETILRLAKLVEFRDEETGRHVERMSHYSRLLARKLGLPESRCAVIQLASQLHDVGKVSVPDGILFKPGKLAPAEFEVMKGHAEAGYRMLANSESEVIQVGATIARTHHERWDGSGYPRNLSEGDIPLEGRIAAVADVFDALTSRRGYRSAFPPGVAVRMIGDERGRQFDPHIVNVFLRAMEEVEVLRQRYED
- a CDS encoding PAS domain S-box protein; the protein is MVRSQALETRWPPPSWRAFGVAAPLAAVAAVAFVLWLVFRIGGDTTTIAVDDIGEAVAALVAALACGLAARRSAGRLRLAWTLLAASAASWGAGEVVWSVNEVGLGVALPYPSVADAGFLAAVPIAVAGVLAFSTAPRGTSTSWRVWLDGTIIAVSLLFVGWALGLNQVYADTEDPFVERVIDLAYPVGDILIGTVLILAIRRASNQQQGRMLLLLGGLAANSLADSAFAYLTATGNYGAIGSVLDAGWVIGYLMIALAALWPSGRVDVTERAPIDLWQLALPWMAVLAAGLSAMIMALSGRPFDAFLSVLAGILAVVLMISQVLAHKDSLSMLIKSRLSESTLAEVISHAPVGVVRVGPDMRIIGANPRFGAFLGNAGAAQAGVSLADHFSGDEAAAVKAKFQSLSSGAEEAVEGDSEAVRQDGTRVWLHWSATAVRKAGGGTDYFIAMFDDTTARHRAEAAAAANLTTLERLNQVKTEFLETTRHEFRSALVGIQGFSELIRDVEHLNVDEVKEFAADIYTGARDLDQMINEMLELDRAETSGAILHIGPMDLNAAVGEVVARIRTAVERPIIDIDLDPNLPAVLGDAEKVSEVLQTLLGNAIKYSPEGERILISSRLKDREALVTVKDQGMGPRADFDNRLFGQDDLYANSPIRKVVGTGLGLAIARQVVELHGGRIWVDRNDGVGSDFHFTLPVHSPSVKVETPLGAGGRVG